The Streptomyces tendae genome has a window encoding:
- a CDS encoding thiol-disulfide oxidoreductase DCC family protein: protein MSGVPAAHGDRDARRVPVRGLTVLYDAGCPLCCFVRDWLVRRPQLVPLELVPAGSTAARDRFPRLDHSTTRAEITVVGDAGQVYRGASAWIVTLWALRDHRRLAHRLSTPAGLRLAKGAVLAAARWRGATASAGARTYHRGDGWAYDPRDGWHHTPAGCDAGTCAAP from the coding sequence GTGAGCGGCGTGCCGGCCGCGCACGGGGACCGGGACGCGCGCCGCGTCCCGGTCCGCGGGCTCACCGTGCTGTACGACGCGGGATGCCCGCTGTGCTGCTTCGTCCGGGACTGGCTGGTCCGCCGGCCGCAGCTGGTCCCGCTGGAGCTGGTCCCCGCCGGATCGACGGCCGCACGGGACCGCTTCCCCCGCCTCGACCACTCCACCACCCGGGCCGAGATCACGGTCGTCGGGGACGCGGGGCAGGTGTACCGGGGGGCCTCCGCGTGGATCGTCACCCTGTGGGCGCTGCGCGACCACCGGCGCCTCGCACACCGGCTGAGCACCCCCGCCGGGCTGCGGCTCGCCAAGGGCGCGGTGCTGGCCGCCGCCCGGTGGCGCGGAGCGACGGCCTCGGCGGGTGCACGGACGTACCACCGGGGCGACGGGTGGGCGTACGACCCGCGCGACGGCTGGCACCACACCCCGGCCGGCTGCGACGCCGGCACCTGCGCCGCCCCGTAG
- a CDS encoding succinate dehydrogenase hydrophobic membrane anchor subunit: protein MSTTETSASGIGPVEGGSLYSVDNPAPVIEPPRKRTRKTPKSTRGNFELAAWLFMRLSGVVLVVLVIGHLLIQLVLDGGVSKIGFAFVAGRWASPFWQVWDLAMLWLAMLHGANGLRTVINDYAERPNTRLWLKGLLYTATVFTILLGTLVIFTFDPNIR, encoded by the coding sequence ATGTCCACGACTGAAACCTCCGCCTCGGGCATCGGCCCCGTCGAGGGCGGGTCCCTCTACTCCGTCGACAACCCGGCGCCGGTCATCGAGCCCCCGCGCAAGCGCACCCGGAAGACCCCGAAGTCCACCCGCGGCAACTTCGAGCTGGCCGCGTGGCTGTTCATGCGGCTGTCGGGTGTCGTGCTGGTCGTCCTGGTCATCGGGCACCTGCTGATCCAGCTCGTGCTGGACGGCGGCGTCTCGAAGATCGGCTTCGCCTTCGTGGCGGGCCGCTGGGCGAGCCCCTTCTGGCAGGTCTGGGACCTGGCCATGCTGTGGTTGGCCATGCTGCACGGCGCCAACGGCCTGCGCACGGTCATCAACGACTACGCCGAGCGGCCGAACACCCGCCTGTGGCTGAAGGGCCTGCTCTACACGGCCACGGTGTTCACCATCCTGCTGGGCACGCTGGTGATCTTCACCTTCGACCCGAACATCCGCTAG
- a CDS encoding FAD-dependent monooxygenase produces the protein MTGPRTVLISGASVSGPALAYWLHRAGFAVTVVEKADALRGGGYPVDIRGTATEVIRRTGLWPRLREAHIGPRRATFLDAAGRTVASLRSTADEGEPRDLEIRRGDLADALYELVRDDVEFLFGDSVSRFDPAERGVDVTFRSGRQGTYDLVIGADGTHSATRAALFGPEDRFHRYLGYCFALFTLPNPGHLHRELVLWNTPGKAAALYATGDGPEVHGFLTFHRPEPPRDALRDPDARRALVAEVFAGEGWEIPRMVAAVRDTDDLFFDTAGQIRMPRWTHGRAALVGDAAYAPSFLTGQGTSLGLSGAYVLAHALAAHRDHTAAFAAYEDRMRPYVTANQALVDEGGATLFPITARALEQRDARLRTLDALPSARPRRAHTALTLPDYERRPASSSGVTRARPVR, from the coding sequence ATGACCGGCCCGCGCACCGTCCTGATCTCCGGAGCCAGCGTCTCCGGACCCGCCCTCGCGTACTGGCTCCACCGGGCGGGGTTCGCGGTCACCGTGGTGGAGAAGGCCGACGCCCTGCGCGGCGGCGGCTACCCCGTCGACATCCGCGGCACGGCGACCGAAGTGATCCGGCGTACGGGCCTGTGGCCGCGGCTGCGCGAGGCGCACATCGGCCCCCGGCGCGCCACCTTCCTCGACGCCGCCGGCCGCACCGTCGCCTCGCTCCGGTCCACCGCCGACGAGGGCGAGCCCCGCGACCTGGAGATACGGCGCGGCGACCTCGCCGACGCCCTGTACGAACTGGTCCGCGACGACGTGGAGTTCCTCTTCGGCGACTCCGTCTCCCGCTTCGACCCGGCCGAGCGCGGCGTGGACGTCACCTTCCGCAGCGGGCGGCAGGGCACGTACGACCTGGTGATCGGCGCGGACGGGACCCACTCGGCCACCCGGGCCGCCCTGTTCGGCCCCGAGGACCGCTTCCACCGCTACCTCGGGTACTGCTTCGCCCTCTTCACCCTGCCGAACCCCGGGCACCTGCACCGTGAACTGGTGCTGTGGAACACCCCGGGCAAGGCCGCCGCCCTCTACGCCACCGGCGACGGCCCCGAGGTGCACGGCTTTCTCACGTTCCACCGTCCGGAACCCCCGCGCGACGCCCTCCGCGACCCGGACGCCCGGCGCGCCCTGGTGGCAGAGGTGTTCGCGGGGGAGGGCTGGGAGATCCCGCGCATGGTGGCGGCCGTGCGCGACACCGACGACCTGTTCTTCGACACGGCCGGACAGATCCGCATGCCCCGCTGGACCCACGGCCGCGCCGCCCTCGTCGGCGACGCCGCGTACGCCCCGTCCTTCCTCACCGGCCAGGGCACCAGCCTCGGGCTGTCAGGCGCCTACGTGCTCGCCCACGCCCTGGCCGCCCACCGCGACCACACGGCGGCCTTCGCCGCCTACGAGGACCGTATGCGCCCCTACGTGACGGCCAACCAGGCGCTGGTCGACGAGGGCGGCGCCACGCTCTTCCCCATCACGGCCCGCGCCCTGGAACAGCGCGACGCGCGGCTGCGCACCCTCGACGCGCTGCCCTCCGCGCGGCCCCGCCGGGCCCACACCGCCCTGACCCTGCCGGACTACGAGAGGCGTCCGGCCTCGTCCTCCGGGGTGACCCGCGCCAGGCCGGTCCGGTAG
- a CDS encoding response regulator transcription factor, with the protein MTLRVLLADDQALLRDAFRLLLESTDDITVVGEAGDGREAVRLTRELRPDVVVMDIRMPEADGLAATTEICADPDLRTTRVLILTTYETDENVARALRAGAAGFVGKGIGAQDLADAVRTVAEGETLLSPAATRSLVARFLAAPAGTPPQDAGRLDVLTPREREMVALVATGLSNQEIAERMVLSPFTVRAHVQRAMTKLEARDRAQLVVIAYRTGLARVTPEDEAGRLS; encoded by the coding sequence ATGACGCTGAGGGTGCTGCTCGCCGACGACCAGGCGCTGCTGCGCGACGCGTTCCGGCTGCTGCTGGAGAGCACCGACGACATCACCGTGGTGGGCGAGGCCGGCGACGGCCGGGAGGCGGTGCGGCTGACCCGCGAACTGCGCCCGGACGTCGTGGTGATGGACATCCGCATGCCGGAGGCGGACGGCCTCGCCGCCACCACGGAGATCTGCGCCGACCCTGACCTGCGGACCACCCGCGTGCTGATCCTCACCACGTACGAGACGGACGAGAACGTGGCGCGGGCGCTGCGCGCGGGCGCCGCCGGCTTCGTGGGGAAGGGCATCGGCGCCCAGGACCTGGCGGACGCGGTGCGGACGGTCGCCGAGGGCGAGACGCTGCTGTCCCCGGCCGCCACCCGTTCCCTGGTCGCCCGCTTCCTGGCCGCGCCTGCCGGCACCCCTCCGCAGGACGCCGGCCGGCTGGACGTGCTCACCCCGCGCGAACGCGAAATGGTGGCGCTGGTGGCGACCGGCCTGTCCAACCAGGAGATCGCCGAGCGGATGGTCCTCAGCCCCTTCACCGTGCGCGCCCATGTGCAGCGCGCGATGACGAAGCTGGAGGCCCGCGACCGCGCGCAGCTCGTCGTCATCGCCTACCGGACCGGCCTGGCGCGGGTCACCCCGGAGGACGAGGCCGGACGCCTCTCGTAG
- a CDS encoding beta-N-acetylhexosaminidase encodes MAAGAVVVASGVGLGLWASDGDGGAAASPSSPASPTPSPTRSYPLSEAPRTIPAVREHTAERGPGWRPAPGHRVVVSDPALADEGRLTARELGLTYAGERDDERAGDVRLELNRDEGANPESYTLTVRGGRVTVSGPGEAGVFHGTRTLKQEIRGAGTAPEGVVRDEPAKPRRGLMLDIARKHYSAGWIEDRIRELGDLKYNEIGLHFSDDQGFRIESDSHPEIVSADHLTKAQVRKIVELAESRHITVVPEIDSPGHLGAVIAAHPDLQLRNASGEAVRGAVDIANPKSAEIVDDLLDEYAGLFPGDQWHLGGDEYQALVVSDPEASFPGLAAAAREKYGAGATVEDLTTGWLNDRAATVRAHDRVPRAWNDGFFSGGSVRADEDIRVAYWTGKEIGARKPAEYLAEGRDVINYNDEFLYYVLGEPLTFVYPTGERIYEQWTPRVLRGTTAVPAKYDRQILGGSFAVWGDLPRSQTQEQVAAGIRMPLRALIQKLWDPGEPELSWNEFRELADRLD; translated from the coding sequence GTGGCCGCGGGCGCGGTGGTGGTCGCCTCCGGTGTGGGTCTCGGCCTGTGGGCCTCCGACGGGGACGGCGGTGCGGCCGCCTCCCCCTCGTCCCCCGCCTCACCGACGCCCAGCCCGACCCGCAGCTATCCGCTGTCCGAGGCGCCGCGGACCATACCCGCCGTCCGCGAGCACACGGCCGAACGCGGCCCCGGCTGGCGCCCGGCGCCCGGCCACCGGGTGGTCGTGTCCGACCCGGCGCTGGCCGACGAGGGCCGGCTGACCGCCCGCGAGCTCGGGCTGACGTACGCGGGCGAGCGGGACGACGAGCGGGCCGGGGACGTGCGCCTGGAGCTGAACCGGGACGAGGGGGCGAACCCGGAGTCGTACACCCTGACGGTGCGCGGCGGACGGGTGACCGTGAGCGGGCCGGGCGAGGCGGGCGTCTTCCACGGCACCCGCACGCTCAAGCAGGAGATACGCGGCGCCGGCACCGCCCCCGAGGGCGTGGTGCGTGACGAGCCCGCCAAGCCGCGGCGCGGCCTGATGCTGGACATCGCGCGGAAGCACTACAGCGCCGGCTGGATAGAGGACCGCATACGCGAGCTGGGCGACCTGAAGTACAACGAGATCGGTCTGCACTTCTCCGACGACCAGGGCTTCCGAATCGAGTCCGACTCGCACCCGGAGATCGTCTCCGCGGACCACCTCACCAAGGCGCAGGTCAGGAAGATCGTCGAACTGGCGGAGAGCCGGCACATCACCGTGGTCCCCGAGATCGACTCGCCCGGACACCTCGGCGCCGTCATCGCCGCCCATCCCGACCTCCAGCTCCGCAACGCGAGCGGCGAGGCGGTGCGCGGCGCCGTCGACATCGCGAACCCGAAGTCCGCCGAGATCGTCGACGACCTGCTGGACGAGTACGCCGGGCTCTTCCCCGGCGACCAGTGGCACCTCGGCGGCGACGAGTACCAGGCGCTGGTGGTGTCCGACCCCGAGGCGTCCTTCCCCGGCCTCGCCGCCGCGGCCCGTGAGAAGTACGGTGCCGGCGCCACCGTCGAGGACCTGACCACGGGCTGGCTCAACGACCGGGCCGCCACCGTCCGCGCGCACGACCGCGTCCCCCGCGCCTGGAACGACGGCTTCTTCTCCGGCGGGTCCGTCCGGGCCGACGAGGACATCAGGGTCGCCTACTGGACCGGCAAGGAGATCGGCGCCCGCAAGCCCGCCGAGTACCTCGCCGAGGGCCGCGACGTCATCAACTACAACGACGAGTTCCTCTACTACGTGCTCGGCGAGCCGCTCACCTTCGTCTACCCGACCGGCGAGCGGATCTACGAGCAGTGGACGCCGCGGGTGCTGCGCGGCACCACCGCCGTCCCCGCGAAGTACGACCGGCAGATCCTCGGCGGGTCCTTCGCCGTCTGGGGCGACCTGCCGCGCTCCCAGACCCAGGAGCAGGTCGCGGCGGGCATCCGGATGCCGCTGCGGGCGCTCATCCAGAAACTGTGGGATCCGGGTGAGCCGGAGCTGTCCTGGAACGAGTTCCGCGAGCTGGCGGACCGGCTGGACTGA
- the sdhC gene encoding succinate dehydrogenase, cytochrome b556 subunit, which translates to MPAGTLYRGREGMWSWVAHRVTGVLIFFFLFVHVLDTALVRVSPEAYDDVVATYKTPIVALLEYGLVAAILFHALNGLRVIAVDFWIKGARYQKQMLWTVVAVWIVLMLGAIYPVLGHAARELFGS; encoded by the coding sequence GTGCCGGCTGGAACGCTGTACCGCGGCCGGGAAGGAATGTGGTCCTGGGTGGCTCATCGAGTCACCGGCGTCCTCATCTTCTTCTTCCTGTTCGTTCACGTGCTGGACACCGCCCTCGTGCGGGTGTCCCCGGAGGCCTACGACGACGTCGTGGCCACGTACAAGACGCCGATCGTCGCGCTGCTGGAGTACGGCCTGGTGGCCGCCATCCTCTTCCACGCGCTCAACGGCCTGCGTGTCATCGCCGTCGACTTCTGGATCAAGGGCGCCCGGTACCAGAAGCAGATGCTCTGGACCGTCGTCGCCGTGTGGATCGTGCTGATGCTCGGGGCGATCTACCCCGTCCTCGGCCACGCCGCTCGTGAACTGTTCGGGAGCTGA
- a CDS encoding MFS transporter: protein MSDTSTPPPRLRRPAIAALGVLALALGALQSVVEPALPLLQRELGLGPSEGALVANTLLVTGAVLTPVAGKLGDRYGGKRVLMRLMAVVAAGGLLAGLAPGLPMLLLGQILQGAMVGVLPLSFILVRVHLPAGRTQAAIGVVVALFTGGGMAGMLGAGLIAEHLSWHWMFVLPTLVVVVAAVLVARLMPSDEPVRRDERIDWPGVVLLSATLLAFMLGLVLLTGGGLPPLAAGALLVLVAVLATAWVRVERRAVSPMVDLRMLARPAMWQACLLTLLVTVTLGMVTLLLPQLLAVSGEGYGFDADTTDIGLYLLPGAIAGAMSDAVGGVAARRFGARAVVAVAALATAAVMFALAAQHDSAWQLALAKTLTAFAAGIATTALLAGTATAVDPGDTGIATSLLVVTRVIGVVVGAQIAGALLAAGTDADTGLPAEAAFTTGFAVTGVTAALGLLLVRATRASRPPHPVEPAHTPVKEGTRS from the coding sequence ATGTCCGACACCTCGACCCCACCGCCGCGTTTACGGCGGCCCGCGATCGCCGCCCTCGGGGTGCTGGCGCTCGCCCTCGGCGCCCTGCAGTCCGTGGTGGAGCCCGCGCTCCCGCTGCTGCAGCGCGAGCTGGGGCTCGGCCCGTCCGAGGGCGCGCTGGTCGCCAACACCCTGCTCGTCACCGGCGCGGTCCTCACCCCCGTCGCCGGCAAACTCGGCGACCGCTACGGCGGCAAACGCGTGCTGATGCGGCTGATGGCCGTCGTCGCGGCCGGCGGACTGCTCGCCGGGCTGGCCCCCGGACTGCCGATGCTGCTGCTCGGCCAGATCCTCCAGGGCGCCATGGTCGGCGTGCTGCCGCTGTCCTTCATCCTGGTCCGCGTCCATCTGCCGGCCGGGCGCACCCAGGCGGCGATCGGCGTGGTCGTCGCCCTGTTCACCGGCGGCGGCATGGCCGGCATGCTCGGCGCCGGGCTGATCGCGGAGCACCTGTCCTGGCACTGGATGTTCGTGCTGCCCACCCTCGTGGTCGTCGTGGCGGCCGTCCTCGTGGCGCGGCTGATGCCGTCCGACGAACCGGTCCGGCGTGACGAGCGGATCGACTGGCCCGGCGTGGTCCTGCTGAGCGCCACCCTGCTCGCCTTCATGCTCGGCCTCGTCCTGCTGACCGGCGGCGGTCTTCCGCCCCTCGCCGCGGGCGCGTTGCTCGTACTGGTGGCCGTGCTCGCCACTGCCTGGGTGCGCGTCGAGCGCCGGGCGGTCTCCCCGATGGTCGACCTGCGCATGCTCGCCCGGCCCGCGATGTGGCAGGCGTGCCTGCTCACCCTGCTCGTCACCGTCACCCTCGGCATGGTCACCCTGCTGCTGCCGCAGCTCCTCGCCGTGTCGGGCGAAGGCTACGGCTTCGACGCCGACACCACGGACATCGGCCTCTACCTCCTGCCCGGCGCGATCGCCGGGGCCATGAGCGACGCGGTCGGCGGGGTCGCCGCCCGCCGGTTCGGCGCCCGTGCCGTGGTCGCCGTGGCCGCCCTGGCCACCGCCGCCGTCATGTTCGCGCTGGCGGCCCAGCACGACTCCGCCTGGCAGCTCGCCCTCGCCAAGACGCTGACCGCGTTCGCCGCGGGCATCGCCACCACCGCGCTGCTGGCCGGCACCGCCACCGCGGTCGACCCCGGGGACACCGGCATCGCGACCAGCCTGCTCGTGGTCACCAGGGTGATCGGCGTCGTCGTGGGCGCCCAGATCGCGGGCGCGTTGCTCGCCGCCGGGACCGACGCCGACACGGGGCTGCCCGCCGAGGCGGCCTTCACCACCGGCTTCGCCGTCACCGGCGTCACGGCGGCGCTCGGCCTGCTCCTCGTCCGCGCCACGCGCGCCTCCCGTCCCCCGCACCCCGTCGAGCCCGCTCACACCCCCGTGAAGGAAGGAACCCGTTCATGA
- a CDS encoding succinate dehydrogenase iron-sulfur subunit — MATPVLDKADAAGSPEPGFADSPYITVTMRIRRFNPEVSADATWEDFQLEIDPKERVLDALHKIKWDLDGTLTFRRSCAHGICGSDAMRINGKNRLACKTLIKDINPEKPITVEAIKGLTVLKDLVVDMEPFFQAYRDVMPFLITKDTNEPTRERLQSAEDRERFDDTTKCILCAACTSSCPVFWNDGQYFGPAAIVNAHRFIFDSRDEAGEQRLEILNDKDGVWRCRTTFNCTDACPRGIEVTKAIAEVKRALITRRY; from the coding sequence ATGGCTACCCCCGTACTGGACAAGGCGGACGCGGCAGGCTCCCCCGAGCCCGGCTTCGCCGACTCCCCCTACATCACCGTCACCATGCGGATCCGCCGGTTCAACCCGGAGGTCTCCGCGGACGCGACCTGGGAAGACTTCCAACTGGAGATCGACCCCAAGGAGCGTGTCCTCGACGCGCTGCACAAGATCAAGTGGGACCTGGACGGCACCCTGACCTTCCGCCGTTCCTGCGCCCACGGCATCTGCGGCTCCGACGCCATGCGGATCAACGGCAAGAACCGCCTGGCGTGCAAGACGCTGATCAAGGACATCAACCCCGAGAAGCCGATCACGGTCGAGGCCATCAAGGGCCTGACGGTCCTGAAGGACCTGGTCGTGGACATGGAGCCGTTCTTCCAGGCGTACCGGGACGTGATGCCCTTCCTGATCACGAAGGACACCAACGAGCCGACGCGTGAGCGGCTGCAGTCCGCCGAGGACCGCGAGCGCTTCGACGACACGACCAAGTGCATCCTGTGCGCCGCGTGCACCTCGTCGTGCCCGGTGTTCTGGAACGACGGCCAGTACTTCGGCCCGGCCGCGATCGTCAACGCGCACCGCTTCATCTTCGACTCGCGTGACGAGGCCGGCGAGCAGCGCCTGGAGATCCTCAACGACAAGGACGGCGTGTGGCGTTGCCGCACGACGTTCAACTGCACGGACGCCTGCCCGCGTGGCATCGAGGTCACCAAGGCGATCGCCGAGGTGAAGCGTGCGCTGATCACGCGCCGCTACTGA
- a CDS encoding sensor histidine kinase codes for MIAPALVAAYACALGVPGERRAVGAVSLSAVVLAASVPLSGDLSWRDAGRMGTVAAAPLVAWLVGQAVRTRRAYLAAVEERARRAEDSRELEARRRVAEERVRIARELHDLVAHQITLANAQATVAAHFFDSRPEQTRASLRELVETTGHALDELRATVGLLRQTGDTAVPDGPAPGLDRLPDLLESFRRAGLEVSVREEGAARTVPPGVDLTAYRIVQEALTNVTKHAAGRGARVGLDWGGGRLTVTVSDDGGAPGGPPALSDRPPGYGLIGMRERATAVGGELTAGPRPEGGFLVTARLPLPSVREGAADGEGTGRMPEATDEGRTA; via the coding sequence GTGATCGCCCCCGCCCTGGTCGCCGCGTACGCCTGCGCGCTCGGCGTGCCAGGCGAACGGCGCGCGGTGGGCGCGGTGTCCCTCTCCGCCGTGGTGCTGGCGGCGTCCGTGCCGCTGTCCGGGGACCTCTCGTGGCGGGACGCGGGCCGGATGGGGACCGTGGCGGCGGCACCGCTGGTGGCGTGGCTGGTCGGGCAGGCGGTGCGGACCCGGCGGGCGTATCTGGCCGCCGTTGAGGAGCGGGCGCGGCGGGCCGAGGACAGCAGGGAGTTGGAGGCGCGGCGGCGGGTCGCGGAGGAGCGGGTGCGTATCGCACGGGAGCTGCACGACCTGGTGGCGCATCAGATCACCCTGGCCAACGCTCAGGCCACGGTCGCCGCCCACTTCTTCGACTCGCGTCCGGAGCAGACCCGCGCGAGCCTGCGGGAGCTCGTCGAGACCACCGGTCACGCCCTCGACGAACTGCGCGCCACGGTCGGCCTGCTGCGCCAGACCGGGGACACGGCCGTGCCCGACGGGCCCGCGCCCGGGCTGGACCGGCTGCCGGACCTGCTGGAGTCCTTCCGGCGGGCCGGGCTGGAGGTGTCGGTGCGTGAGGAGGGCGCGGCGCGGACGGTGCCGCCGGGCGTGGACCTCACCGCGTACCGGATCGTGCAGGAGGCGCTGACCAACGTGACCAAGCACGCGGCGGGCCGTGGCGCCCGGGTGGGGCTCGACTGGGGCGGCGGGCGGCTGACCGTCACCGTGTCCGACGACGGAGGCGCCCCGGGCGGGCCGCCCGCCCTGTCGGACCGGCCGCCCGGGTACGGGCTGATCGGCATGCGGGAGCGCGCCACCGCGGTGGGCGGGGAGCTGACGGCGGGCCCGCGCCCGGAAGGGGGCTTCCTGGTGACCGCCCGGCTGCCCCTGCCGTCCGTGCGTGAGGGCGCGGCCGACGGTGAGGGGACGGGGCGGATGCCCGAAGCCACGGACGAGGGACGGACCGCATGA
- the sdhA gene encoding succinate dehydrogenase flavoprotein subunit has protein sequence MKIHKYDTVIVGAGGAGMRAAIESTKRSRTAVLTKLYPTRSHTGAAQGGMAAALANVEEDNWEWHTFDTVKGGDYLVDQDAAEILAKEAIDSVLDLEKMGLPFNRTPNGTIDQRRFGGHSRNHGEAPVRRSCYAADRTGHMILQTLYQNCVKEGVEFFNEFYVLDQLITEVDGVRKSSGVVAYELATGEIHVFQAKSVIYASGGTGKFFKVTSNAHTLTGDGQAAVYRRGLPLEDMEFFQFHPTGIWRMGILLTEGARGEGGILRNKDGERFMEKYAPVMKDLASRDVVSRSIYTEIREGRGCGPEGDHVYLDLTHLPPEQLDAKLPDITEFARTYLGIEPYTDPIPIQPTAHYAMGGIPTNVQGEVLADNTTVVPGLYAAGEVACVSVHGANRLGTNSLLDINVFGKRAGIAAAEYAQTADFVELPADPESFVVGQIERLRSSTGNERVAELRRELQETMDANVMVFRTEQTIKTAVEKIAELRERYKNVAIQDKGKRFNTDLLEAIELGNLLDLAEVMAVSALARKESRGGHYREDYPNRDDVNFMRHTMAYREVGADGTETVRLDYKPVVQTRYQPMERKY, from the coding sequence ATGAAGATCCACAAGTACGACACCGTCATCGTCGGCGCCGGTGGCGCCGGTATGCGCGCCGCCATCGAGTCGACGAAGCGCAGCCGCACCGCCGTGCTGACCAAGCTCTACCCCACCCGCTCCCACACGGGCGCCGCGCAGGGCGGCATGGCCGCCGCGCTCGCCAACGTGGAGGAGGACAACTGGGAGTGGCACACCTTCGACACGGTCAAGGGCGGTGACTACCTGGTCGACCAGGACGCCGCCGAGATCCTGGCGAAGGAGGCCATCGACTCCGTCCTCGACCTGGAGAAGATGGGCCTGCCGTTCAACCGCACCCCGAACGGCACCATCGACCAGCGCCGCTTCGGCGGTCACTCCCGCAACCACGGCGAGGCCCCGGTCCGCCGGTCCTGCTACGCCGCGGACCGCACCGGCCACATGATCCTCCAGACGCTGTACCAGAACTGCGTCAAGGAGGGCGTGGAGTTCTTCAACGAGTTCTACGTCCTGGACCAGCTGATCACCGAGGTCGACGGCGTCAGGAAGTCGTCCGGCGTCGTGGCGTACGAGCTGGCGACCGGCGAGATCCACGTCTTCCAGGCGAAGTCCGTGATCTACGCGTCCGGCGGCACCGGCAAGTTCTTCAAGGTGACGTCCAACGCGCACACCCTGACCGGTGACGGCCAGGCCGCCGTGTACCGCCGGGGCCTGCCGCTGGAGGACATGGAGTTCTTCCAGTTCCACCCGACCGGCATCTGGCGCATGGGCATCCTGCTGACGGAGGGCGCCCGCGGTGAGGGCGGCATCCTGCGCAACAAGGACGGCGAGCGCTTCATGGAGAAGTACGCGCCGGTCATGAAGGACCTCGCCTCGCGAGACGTCGTCTCGCGCTCCATCTACACGGAGATCCGCGAGGGCCGCGGCTGCGGTCCCGAGGGCGACCACGTCTACCTGGACCTCACTCACCTCCCGCCGGAGCAGCTGGACGCCAAGCTCCCCGACATTACCGAGTTCGCGCGGACCTACCTCGGCATCGAGCCCTACACGGACCCGATCCCGATCCAGCCCACCGCCCACTACGCGATGGGCGGCATCCCGACCAACGTCCAGGGCGAGGTGCTGGCGGACAACACCACCGTCGTCCCCGGCCTGTACGCGGCCGGCGAGGTGGCCTGCGTGTCCGTGCACGGCGCCAACCGGTTGGGCACCAACTCGCTGCTGGACATCAACGTGTTCGGCAAGCGGGCCGGCATCGCCGCCGCGGAGTACGCGCAGACCGCGGACTTCGTCGAGCTGCCGGCGGACCCGGAGTCCTTCGTCGTCGGGCAGATCGAGCGGCTGCGTTCCTCCACCGGCAACGAGCGGGTGGCCGAGCTGCGCCGCGAGCTGCAGGAGACCATGGACGCCAACGTGATGGTGTTCCGCACCGAGCAGACGATCAAGACGGCGGTCGAGAAGATCGCCGAGCTGCGCGAGCGCTACAAGAACGTCGCCATCCAGGACAAGGGCAAGCGGTTCAACACCGACCTGCTGGAGGCCATCGAGCTGGGCAACCTGCTCGACCTGGCCGAGGTCATGGCCGTCTCCGCCCTGGCCCGCAAGGAGTCCCGCGGCGGTCACTACCGCGAGGACTACCCGAACCGCGACGACGTCAACTTCATGCGCCACACGATGGCGTACCGCGAGGTCGGCGCCGACGGCACCGAGACCGTCCGTCTGGACTACAAGCCGGTCGTCCAGACCCGCTACCAGCCGATGGAGCGTAAGTACTGA
- a CDS encoding 2-oxo-4-hydroxy-4-carboxy-5-ureidoimidazoline decarboxylase, whose translation MTSQLSQHLPPTRTRRPRGPTLPAHRLPDLPGRVAIPGQSRGAPGSPSPLEWFNTAPEPDAERALLACLRSRRWALLLAGHRPYPDMASLLAASDEATYDLSPEEIAEALAAEPLPSLPEDTYTAAHTALNAAHAAYEAKFGHVFVICLDGVPRNEVLDRVLENIRSRLANDPDEEHAVTRDQLRLLARERLNDAVRGAGM comes from the coding sequence GTGACGTCACAACTCTCACAGCATCTGCCACCGACACGCACGAGACGCCCACGAGGACCCACGCTGCCTGCGCACCGTCTCCCAGACCTCCCCGGCCGAGTCGCCATACCCGGACAGTCCCGCGGCGCGCCCGGCTCGCCGTCCCCGCTCGAGTGGTTCAACACCGCCCCCGAGCCGGACGCCGAGCGCGCCCTCCTGGCCTGTCTGCGCAGCCGGCGCTGGGCGCTGCTGCTCGCCGGCCACCGCCCCTACCCCGACATGGCGTCCCTCCTGGCGGCCTCGGACGAGGCGACGTACGACCTCTCGCCGGAGGAGATCGCCGAGGCGCTGGCCGCCGAGCCGCTCCCCTCCCTCCCCGAGGACACCTACACGGCCGCCCACACCGCCCTGAACGCCGCCCACGCGGCCTACGAGGCCAAGTTCGGCCACGTGTTCGTCATCTGCCTGGACGGCGTCCCCAGGAACGAGGTCCTGGACCGCGTCCTGGAGAACATCCGGTCACGATTGGCGAACGATCCCGACGAGGAGCACGCGGTCACCAGAGACCAGCTCCGCCTCCTGGCCAGGGAACGTCTGAACGACGCAGTAAGAGGCGCGGGAATGTGA